In the Mycoplasma zalophi genome, one interval contains:
- the nrdI gene encoding class Ib ribonucleoside-diphosphate reductase assembly flavoprotein NrdI, which produces MDIKDNLHAEMPKASGEIHVVYFSSRTENTKHFVSKLEVANTRIPQDDPETCLVNQQYVLVSPTFSGGLGETKGAVPKQIIKFLNIESNRKNCVAVIGTGNTNFGDTYGLAGYVLSNKLNVPLLTTIELRGSIAEVEKVRKILKEIWNK; this is translated from the coding sequence ATGGATATTAAAGATAATTTACACGCAGAAATGCCAAAAGCATCAGGAGAAATTCACGTAGTTTATTTCTCATCTAGAACAGAAAATACAAAACATTTTGTTTCAAAACTTGAAGTTGCAAACACAAGAATTCCACAAGACGATCCTGAAACTTGTTTAGTAAATCAACAATATGTTTTAGTTTCACCAACATTTTCAGGTGGATTAGGAGAAACTAAAGGAGCTGTTCCTAAACAAATAATTAAATTTTTAAACATAGAAAGCAATAGAAAAAATTGTGTTGCTGTAATTGGTACTGGAAATACTAATTTTGGTGATACTTATGGTTTAGCGGGTTATGTTTTAAGTAACAAATTAAATGTTCCTCTTTTAACCACAATTGAACTAAGAGGATCAATAGCAGAGGTAGAAAAAGTAAGAAAAATATTAAAAGAAATTTGAAATAAATAG
- a CDS encoding phosphonate ABC transporter ATP-binding protein, whose translation MMNLKFKKVDIKYKKNENAILSNINFEIKAGEMVAFIGQSGVGKSTVFKSIVRNLKPSKGQILLNNEDIYLLNKRKWKQTIQKIGFLTQQPNLIFTDNVYNNIIRSISQYKNKFYSLFSIITRQQKINIFEQLANLNILDKSFYRVSELSGGQQQRVEIAKLLIKKAELILADEPTSSLDFQTSLEVLEILKDLNKRYGLTIIVIIHDLNLVKKYFDRVIAFKNNTITLDKETKDIEQWQLLQTVQK comes from the coding sequence ATGATGAATTTAAAGTTTAAAAAAGTTGATATCAAATATAAAAAAAATGAAAATGCTATTTTATCTAATATAAATTTTGAAATAAAAGCAGGAGAAATGGTTGCTTTTATTGGTCAAAGTGGAGTGGGTAAGAGCACTGTTTTTAAATCAATTGTACGAAATTTAAAACCATCAAAAGGGCAAATTCTTTTAAATAATGAAGATATTTATTTATTAAATAAAAGAAAATGAAAACAAACAATTCAAAAAATTGGTTTTTTAACACAACAACCGAATTTAATATTTACTGACAATGTTTATAACAATATTATTAGATCTATTTCACAATATAAAAATAAATTTTATAGTTTATTTTCTATCATAACTAGACAACAAAAAATAAATATTTTTGAACAATTAGCAAATTTAAATATTTTAGATAAATCTTTTTATCGTGTATCTGAATTAAGTGGTGGACAACAACAAAGAGTAGAAATTGCTAAACTTTTAATAAAAAAAGCAGAACTTATTTTAGCTGATGAGCCAACCAGTAGTTTGGATTTTCAAACTTCATTAGAGGTATTAGAAATTTTAAAAGATTTAAATAAAAGATATGGATTAACAATAATTGTTATAATTCACGATTTAAATTTAGTAAAAAAATATTTTGATAGAGTTATAGCATTTAAAAACAACACAATAACACTAGATAAAGAAACAAAAGATATTGAACAATGACAGCTACTTCAAACAGTACAAAAATAA
- a CDS encoding ABC transporter permease subunit, with protein MTATSNSTKIKIWKNIFFYQVSSSEQKTQKKLRSFWKHLLTICVLVFIIYLFSTYSYKTTNHFGVELFKKKFLAIFSFSNISTLDYEQNLIIRSLSVLWFTIKYTISGTFIGFLLALLTSSLTNRNFTNKIWSFFSRNIILFLRCIPELLFITLFTSIYRAEFSLMLIFIWFTWLWLHKYYIEALESIDTRPFYVSINQGNSKIKSFYKEILPRLINRFISLFIYSFESNMRWGSILSSIGAPGIGILVNYASQTTSRFKQLAIPLLVLLIFIILLEILNMFLNKYLFQINTRKLKTTDINKLSKTINIRFWIKLFIVLILGIFSIYVISVTDKSYILSKSSTRFFRALLSPDWQAFNWSSLDIKTNPLLQILQIIIFAISTMTITIILSILIIPFCSMFTNKFQSTIIFRGLNSVNRLIPTVVLIYLFSALSSTPSKITLIVFVLGIHEASGFIKQISEVVDNIDEWKIKNLQLMGNSKFRIYFKFILPTIKYDFITLAIFYFEMAIRNAIIYSVFTTSQNSLYLGRGLMDALNERSLQVNIASVYFWCSTLTIFLLNIISEQIINNLKNKKKN; from the coding sequence ATGACAGCTACTTCAAACAGTACAAAAATAAAAATTTGAAAAAATATTTTCTTTTATCAAGTGTCATCTAGCGAACAAAAAACACAAAAAAAATTACGAAGCTTTTGAAAACATTTATTAACTATTTGTGTTTTGGTTTTTATTATTTATTTATTTTCAACATATAGTTATAAAACTACAAATCATTTTGGAGTTGAACTTTTTAAAAAAAAATTTTTGGCCATTTTTTCATTTTCAAATATAAGCACATTAGATTATGAACAAAATTTAATTATAAGAAGTTTAAGTGTTTTATGGTTTACTATTAAATATACTATTTCAGGAACTTTTATTGGTTTTCTTTTAGCGCTTTTGACTTCTAGTTTGACAAATAGAAATTTTACTAATAAAATTTGGTCATTTTTTTCAAGAAATATAATTTTATTTTTACGTTGTATTCCTGAATTATTGTTTATTACATTATTTACTTCTATTTATAGAGCTGAATTTAGTTTGATGTTAATTTTTATTTGATTTACTTGATTATGACTTCATAAGTATTACATTGAAGCTCTTGAATCTATTGACACAAGACCATTTTATGTTTCAATTAATCAAGGTAATTCTAAAATTAAATCATTTTATAAAGAAATACTACCTAGATTAATTAATAGATTTATAAGCTTATTTATTTATTCATTTGAATCAAACATGCGATGAGGTTCTATTTTATCAAGCATAGGAGCACCTGGAATAGGTATTTTAGTCAATTATGCAAGCCAAACAACTTCAAGATTTAAACAATTAGCCATTCCACTATTAGTTTTATTAATTTTTATTATATTATTAGAAATATTAAATATGTTTTTAAATAAATATTTATTTCAAATTAATACAAGAAAACTAAAAACAACAGACATAAACAAATTAAGTAAAACAATAAATATCCGTTTTTGAATAAAATTATTTATTGTTTTAATTTTAGGGATATTTAGTATCTATGTAATTTCCGTTACTGATAAATCATACATTTTATCTAAATCATCTACAAGATTTTTTAGGGCTTTATTAAGTCCTGATTGACAAGCATTTAACTGAAGTAGCTTAGATATAAAAACCAATCCTTTATTACAAATTTTACAGATAATAATATTTGCTATATCTACAATGACTATAACGATAATTTTATCCATTCTTATTATTCCTTTTTGTTCTATGTTTACTAATAAATTTCAGTCAACTATAATATTTAGAGGATTAAATAGTGTTAATAGATTAATTCCTACTGTTGTTTTAATTTATTTATTTAGCGCTCTTAGTTCAACTCCATCTAAAATAACATTGATTGTATTTGTTTTGGGTATTCATGAGGCTTCTGGTTTTATAAAACAAATATCAGAAGTTGTAGATAATATTGATGAATGAAAAATAAAAAACTTGCAATTGATGGGTAATTCTAAATTTCGAATATATTTTAAATTTATACTTCCTACAATAAAATACGATTTTATTACTTTAGCTATTTTTTACTTTGAAATGGCAATTAGAAATGCAATAATATATAGTGTTTTTACAACTTCTCAAAACAGTTTGTATTTGGGTAGAGGTTTGATGGATGCACTAAATGAAAGATCTTTACAAGTTAATATTGCTAGTGTTTATTTCTGATGTTCAACCTTAACAATCTTTTTATTAAATATCATTTCAGAACAAATAATAAATAATTTAAAAAACAAGAAGAAAAATTAA
- the nrdE gene encoding class 1b ribonucleoside-diphosphate reductase subunit alpha, which produces MSSNTKEFKDADLYLAFNALTKFSKGKDVYENDQKAIEIYMQKTIRPAMKKFDNIHARMDYLVKNHYYEEEVVNNVNKKQLEELYEVIKEYNHHFRSFMGAVKFYNSYCLKSFDGKEFLETYSERALMNALFLGNGNFEDTKNILKEILSGRLQPATPTFLNAGKKQRGEYVSCYLIRIEDNMESIARAVSTSLQLSKRGGGVSLLLTNLREFGAPIKNIQGQATGVVPVMKILEDSFSYANQLGQRQGAGAVYLHAHHPDIMQFLDTKRENADEKIRIKSLSLGVVVPDITFELAKENKDMALFSPYDVEKVYGKPMSDISVTQEYYNMLNNDKITKKFISARKFFQTVAELHFESGYPYILFDDTVNRRNPNQGRIVMSNLCSEIVQSSSETTYNADLSINKLGQDISCNLGSLNIDKMMEAGARFEESIYYSIKALDHVSRFSNLDSAPSIKNGNSKNHALGLGAMNLHGFLASNGIYYNSPEALEFTDLFFYTVAYYAFKASNKLAKEYNKTYDNFTTSKYANGSYFKKYTENDPQEYMFKTEKIKNIFESRNIKIPTQQDWIELSNEIQKTGLANSHLMAIAPTGSISYLSSCTPSLQPVVAPIEIRKEGKLGRVYSSAYKLDENNYKYYEQGAYELGPDPIIDIAAKAQKHIDQAISLTLFMNDKATTRDLNKAYIRAFKQGCSSIYYVRIRQEVLEGSENIDWNEQTASLLECESCTI; this is translated from the coding sequence ATGTCGTCAAACACAAAAGAATTTAAAGATGCAGATTTGTATCTTGCTTTTAATGCACTAACAAAATTTTCAAAAGGTAAAGATGTTTATGAAAATGACCAAAAAGCCATTGAAATTTATATGCAAAAGACAATTAGACCAGCAATGAAAAAATTTGATAATATTCATGCTAGAATGGACTATTTAGTTAAAAATCATTATTATGAAGAAGAAGTTGTTAATAATGTAAATAAAAAACAATTAGAAGAACTATATGAAGTTATCAAAGAATATAACCACCATTTTCGTTCATTTATGGGAGCTGTAAAGTTTTATAATTCATATTGTTTAAAAAGTTTTGATGGAAAAGAATTCCTTGAAACCTACAGTGAAAGAGCATTAATGAATGCATTATTTTTAGGAAATGGAAATTTTGAAGATACCAAAAATATATTAAAAGAAATTTTAAGTGGTAGATTACAACCTGCTACTCCAACTTTTTTAAATGCAGGTAAAAAGCAAAGAGGAGAATATGTAAGTTGTTATTTAATTAGAATTGAAGACAACATGGAATCTATTGCAAGAGCAGTATCTACAAGTTTACAATTATCAAAAAGAGGTGGTGGGGTTAGTTTATTATTAACAAATCTACGTGAATTTGGTGCTCCTATTAAAAATATTCAAGGTCAAGCAACAGGGGTAGTTCCTGTAATGAAAATACTTGAAGATAGTTTTAGTTATGCAAATCAATTAGGACAAAGACAAGGTGCTGGAGCAGTTTATCTACATGCACACCATCCAGATATCATGCAATTTTTAGATACAAAAAGAGAAAATGCTGATGAAAAAATCAGAATTAAATCACTTTCTTTAGGTGTTGTTGTTCCAGATATAACTTTTGAATTAGCAAAAGAAAATAAAGATATGGCTTTATTTAGTCCTTATGATGTTGAAAAAGTATATGGAAAACCTATGAGTGATATTTCTGTAACACAAGAATATTACAATATGTTAAATAATGATAAAATTACCAAAAAATTTATTTCAGCACGTAAATTTTTTCAAACAGTTGCTGAATTACACTTTGAAAGTGGTTATCCTTACATTCTTTTTGATGACACCGTAAATAGAAGAAATCCAAACCAAGGTAGAATAGTTATGTCTAATTTATGTTCTGAGATAGTTCAATCTTCTTCAGAAACAACATATAATGCAGATTTAAGTATTAATAAATTAGGTCAAGATATTTCATGTAACTTAGGTTCTTTAAATATAGACAAAATGATGGAAGCAGGAGCAAGATTTGAAGAATCAATTTATTATTCAATTAAAGCACTAGATCATGTTTCAAGATTTTCAAATTTAGATTCTGCTCCTTCAATAAAAAATGGTAATTCCAAAAATCATGCTTTAGGTTTAGGTGCTATGAACTTACATGGATTTTTAGCTTCCAATGGTATATATTATAATTCACCAGAAGCATTAGAATTTACTGATTTATTTTTCTACACAGTTGCTTATTACGCATTCAAAGCATCAAATAAACTAGCAAAAGAATACAACAAAACTTATGACAACTTTACTACATCAAAATATGCTAATGGATCATATTTTAAAAAATATACTGAAAACGATCCTCAAGAATACATGTTTAAAACTGAAAAAATTAAAAACATATTTGAATCAAGAAATATAAAAATACCCACACAACAAGATTGAATTGAATTAAGTAATGAAATACAAAAAACCGGTCTTGCTAATTCTCATTTAATGGCTATTGCACCAACAGGTTCAATTTCATATTTGAGTTCATGTACCCCTTCTTTACAACCAGTAGTTGCTCCGATTGAAATAAGAAAAGAAGGAAAATTAGGTAGAGTATATTCTTCTGCTTATAAATTAGATGAAAATAATTACAAATATTATGAACAAGGCGCTTATGAATTAGGACCTGATCCAATTATTGATATAGCCGCAAAAGCTCAAAAACATATTGATCAAGCAATTTCACTAACTTTATTTATGAATGATAAAGCAACAACCAGAGATTTAAACAAAGCTTACATTAGAGCATTTAAACAAGGTTGTTCAAGTATTTACTATGTTCGTATAAGACAAGAAGTTTTAGAGGGTTCAGAAAACATAGATTGAAATGAACAAACAGCAAGTCTTTTAGAGTGTGAAAGCTGTACGATTTAA
- the nrdF gene encoding class 1b ribonucleoside-diphosphate reductase subunit beta, with protein sequence MKNKYYFNSNNPLGYVKENLQGSLRAINWNVINDDKDLEVWTRVTQNFWLPEKIPVSNDLKSWNEMDKSWQQLLTRTFTGLTLLDTIQATLGDTAQIPNALTDHEQFIYANFAFMVGVHARSYGTIFSTLNTSEEIEEAHEWVINNEKLQARAKFLIPFYISDDPLKSKIAAALMPGFLLYGGFYLPFYLSARGKLPNTSDIIRLILRDKVLHNYYSGYKYRKKVEKLSPEKQQEYKEFVFDILYKLIDLEKEFLTELYDGFGLAEDAIRFSLYNAGKFLQNCGYDSPFTAEETKISPEVFAQLSARADENHDFFSGNGSSYIMGVTEETEDEDWEF encoded by the coding sequence ATGAAAAACAAATATTATTTTAATTCTAACAATCCATTAGGTTACGTAAAGGAAAATTTACAAGGTTCATTACGTGCTATTAATTGAAATGTTATAAACGATGATAAAGATTTAGAAGTATGAACTAGAGTTACGCAAAACTTTTGATTACCTGAAAAAATTCCTGTATCTAATGATTTAAAATCATGAAATGAAATGGATAAAAGTTGACAACAACTTCTTACAAGAACATTTACAGGTCTTACTTTATTAGACACTATTCAAGCGACGTTAGGAGATACTGCACAAATTCCTAATGCACTAACAGATCATGAACAATTTATTTATGCAAACTTTGCATTTATGGTTGGAGTGCATGCTAGAAGCTATGGTACAATTTTTAGTACTTTAAATACATCAGAAGAAATTGAAGAAGCTCATGAATGAGTTATAAATAATGAAAAACTGCAAGCAAGAGCAAAATTTTTAATTCCTTTTTATATTTCAGATGATCCACTAAAATCAAAAATAGCAGCAGCACTTATGCCAGGGTTTTTACTATATGGAGGATTCTACTTACCATTTTATTTATCAGCAAGAGGTAAGTTACCAAACACAAGTGATATTATTAGATTAATTTTAAGAGATAAAGTATTGCATAACTATTATTCAGGTTACAAATACCGTAAAAAAGTTGAAAAACTTTCTCCAGAAAAACAACAAGAATATAAGGAGTTTGTATTTGATATATTATATAAATTAATTGATTTAGAAAAAGAATTTTTAACTGAACTTTATGACGGATTTGGACTAGCGGAAGATGCAATTCGTTTTAGTTTATATAATGCAGGAAAATTTTTACAAAATTGTGGATATGATTCACCATTTACAGCTGAAGAAACAAAAATATCACCAGAAGTTTTTGCGCAACTTTCAGCAAGAGCAGATGAAAATCATGACTTCTTTTCAGGTAACGGTAGTTCATATATTATGGGAGTTACTGAGGAAACAGAAGATGAAGATTGAGAGTTTTAA
- the cypl gene encoding ABC transporter thiamine pyrophosphate-binding lipoprotein p37/Cypl, which translates to MKKISKKLIWKIFITGFLLAGTSTFAISCADPNTNTSTNTKTNPHTIKNTKTDENWDTEITITYNWANKGFLSPEKNTQKSPNDVFLEKLQYKFNELKNADNDLKKYPDVIFKTAEVSNDNARDNLLIDQIDNDISIIPYKILGDKIDKNNLDQYPNYVGNTETLAFKWTLDDNAKYLDGSDNDPLIKTAKENNKIYFSENGEYPDWWKIKKQLEWDGSKYKVFYDNTDKTTQFYRGAIYISGTDDELKAIENSWKSKNWEEFSKYGIIFQGTSSLGGYRLQANLIAKNFNLSSIEVNKYFTDQENKNNKKVEQNSQVSIRLGKKDSLGHVFHIGFDDEGVLNWTESIENEDHFTPTDPNAKIRVLTLTDPAPYNGVFRRKGLSEKQSSLVMKALQSLSIEENQLGIYTGFNKFVAGDVDTFKKYIDIYNTNTIDTKNK; encoded by the coding sequence TTGAAAAAAATAAGCAAAAAATTAATTTGAAAAATATTTATAACTGGTTTTTTATTAGCAGGAACCAGTACTTTTGCAATATCCTGTGCTGATCCCAACACTAATACTAGCACTAATACTAAAACTAATCCCCACACAATTAAAAATACAAAAACAGATGAAAATTGAGATACAGAGATAACCATTACATATAACTGGGCAAATAAAGGTTTTCTTTCTCCAGAAAAAAATACTCAAAAATCACCTAATGATGTGTTTTTAGAAAAATTACAGTATAAATTTAATGAATTAAAAAATGCTGATAATGATTTAAAAAAATATCCTGATGTAATATTTAAAACTGCTGAAGTTTCAAATGATAATGCAAGGGACAATTTATTAATCGACCAAATAGATAATGATATTTCAATTATTCCATATAAAATACTTGGAGATAAGATTGATAAAAATAATTTAGACCAGTATCCAAATTATGTGGGTAATACTGAAACATTAGCATTTAAATGAACGCTCGATGATAATGCTAAATATTTAGATGGAAGTGATAATGATCCACTTATTAAAACCGCAAAAGAAAATAATAAAATATATTTTTCAGAAAATGGAGAGTATCCTGATTGATGAAAAATTAAAAAACAATTAGAGTGAGATGGCTCAAAATATAAAGTATTTTATGATAACACAGATAAAACTACACAATTTTATCGTGGAGCAATTTACATTTCAGGAACAGATGATGAATTAAAAGCAATTGAAAATTCTTGAAAATCAAAAAATTGAGAAGAATTTTCAAAATATGGGATTATTTTCCAAGGTACCTCAAGTTTAGGTGGATATAGATTACAAGCAAATTTAATTGCAAAAAACTTTAATTTAAGCTCAATTGAAGTAAATAAATATTTCACAGATCAAGAAAACAAAAATAACAAAAAAGTGGAGCAAAATAGTCAAGTTTCAATTAGATTAGGTAAAAAAGACAGTCTAGGTCATGTATTTCACATAGGTTTTGATGATGAAGGTGTTTTAAACTGAACGGAATCTATTGAAAATGAAGATCATTTTACACCTACTGATCCAAATGCAAAAATACGTGTTTTAACTCTGACAGATCCTGCTCCTTATAATGGAGTTTTTAGAAGAAAAGGGCTTTCAGAAAAACAAAGTTCATTAGTTATGAAAGCTTTACAAAGCCTTTCAATTGAAGAAAATCAATTAGGAATTTACACCGGATTTAATAAATTTGTTGCCGGTGATGTCGATACGTTTAAAAAATATATTGATATTTATAATACAAATACAATAGATACAAAGAATAAATAA
- a CDS encoding alpha/beta fold hydrolase produces MNKIYKIANEDINTFLEDDFETSKKPILLFLHGFGDSLNTIRPIINMQNKPFSIVAIDMPGCGKSSWNIRPITLEHYFEVAEEFVDIVLKGREVYVIGHSLGSLSALYLLRKNKAKYATLVGAAHYLIHKQKLEFGKKYLIPISKENAIESYLKLTATPEAFRKEAEMYANMIVNNKNLRFKKFHYLVDQQMLNIEYIYENYYDWYKATDKYQLCVGEFDQYTYPEEIQLVAKQMNKNFKIIKNAGHATFYDNSQEIYDFALKMFK; encoded by the coding sequence ATGAATAAAATATATAAAATTGCAAATGAAGATATAAATACTTTTTTAGAAGATGATTTTGAAACTTCAAAAAAACCAATATTATTGTTTTTGCATGGATTTGGAGATAGTTTAAACACTATTAGACCAATTATTAACATGCAAAACAAACCATTCTCGATTGTTGCTATTGATATGCCTGGTTGTGGTAAAAGTTCTTGAAATATTAGACCAATTACTTTGGAACATTATTTTGAAGTTGCTGAGGAATTTGTTGATATTGTTTTAAAAGGTCGTGAAGTTTATGTTATAGGTCATTCACTTGGATCATTAAGTGCGTTGTATCTTTTAAGAAAAAACAAAGCTAAATATGCAACATTAGTAGGAGCTGCACATTATTTAATACACAAACAAAAATTAGAATTTGGAAAAAAATATTTAATTCCTATTTCTAAAGAAAATGCTATTGAATCATATTTAAAATTAACAGCAACACCAGAAGCATTTCGAAAAGAAGCTGAAATGTATGCAAATATGATAGTTAATAATAAAAATTTAAGATTTAAAAAATTTCATTACTTAGTTGATCAACAAATGTTAAATATTGAATATATATATGAAAATTACTATGATTGATACAAAGCAACTGATAAATATCAATTATGTGTTGGTGAATTTGATCAATATACATATCCTGAAGAAATTCAATTAGTCGCTAAACAAATGAATAAAAATTTTAAAATAATAAAAAATGCAGGACATGCAACTTTTTATGATAATTCACAAGAAATTTATGATTTTGCTTTAAAAATGTTTAAATAA